From the Desulfovibrio sp. JC010 genome, one window contains:
- a CDS encoding long-chain fatty acid--CoA ligase produces the protein MEIKRPWLDHYDPDVPQTIDFVYRPIFEYLDLTAEKWPKRKAIEFQNWSITYDKLQREVEIMAANLRKLGIEPGDRIAVMLPNTPQMIMTYFAILKAGAVVTLTNPLYMETEIVHQLNDSGAKMLITIDLLWSKVEKLRDKLPVRKYLVTRISDTLKFPLNMLYKVKCMREKSSPKVPYNESSILKWDILRAGKERYSATNIRPEDTAMLQYTGGTTGLSKGCNLTHANLGANVQQAHAVLSNLGEEREIVMGILPYFHIYGLTVCLNFPTLLGATMIPFPRYVPLDVLKTMHKLKPTIFPGAPALYISLLQQKELEKYDVKSVKYCISGSSPMPVEGIKQFKEVFGATIVEGFGLTEASPLTHLNPLKGIKKPGSIGVPVPSTDAAIVDMEVGSVQLPPGKMGELVIRGPQVMKGYYNKPDETAGTLRNGWLYTGDIAYMDEDGYFYIVDRKKDMIISSGYNIYPREVDEVLYKHPKIQEAVTVGLPHKTRGEIIKVYIVLKEGQSMDRAEVIAYCRDKLAGYKVPRQVEFRAELPKTMVGKVLRRALREEEQKKKQKS, from the coding sequence GTGGAGATTAAACGCCCATGGCTGGATCATTATGATCCGGATGTGCCCCAGACAATTGATTTCGTGTATCGGCCCATATTTGAATATCTGGACCTGACAGCTGAAAAATGGCCCAAACGCAAGGCCATTGAATTCCAAAACTGGTCAATCACTTACGACAAGCTGCAGCGCGAAGTGGAAATCATGGCTGCAAACCTGCGCAAGCTGGGCATTGAGCCGGGCGACCGTATAGCCGTCATGCTGCCCAATACCCCGCAGATGATCATGACCTACTTCGCAATCCTCAAAGCAGGAGCTGTGGTCACCCTGACCAACCCGCTGTACATGGAAACCGAAATCGTCCACCAGCTCAATGATTCCGGGGCCAAGATGCTGATCACCATCGACCTGCTCTGGTCCAAGGTGGAAAAACTGCGCGACAAACTCCCGGTACGCAAATATCTGGTTACCAGAATTTCCGACACCCTGAAATTTCCCCTGAACATGCTTTACAAGGTAAAATGCATGCGGGAAAAAAGCTCTCCCAAAGTCCCCTACAACGAATCGTCAATCCTGAAGTGGGACATTCTGCGGGCCGGCAAGGAACGCTACAGCGCCACAAACATCAGGCCGGAAGATACCGCCATGCTGCAATACACAGGCGGAACCACCGGGCTTTCCAAAGGCTGCAACCTGACCCACGCCAACCTCGGTGCGAACGTGCAGCAGGCCCATGCTGTGCTCAGCAATCTCGGCGAGGAAAGGGAAATTGTAATGGGCATCCTGCCTTATTTCCATATATACGGACTGACTGTCTGTTTGAACTTTCCCACCCTGCTGGGTGCGACCATGATTCCGTTTCCGCGCTACGTTCCGCTTGACGTGCTCAAAACCATGCACAAACTCAAGCCGACCATTTTCCCCGGTGCCCCGGCCCTGTATATTTCCCTGCTGCAACAGAAAGAACTGGAAAAATACGATGTTAAATCTGTAAAATACTGTATCTCGGGTTCCTCTCCCATGCCGGTGGAAGGAATCAAACAGTTCAAGGAAGTTTTCGGGGCAACCATTGTGGAGGGTTTCGGGCTTACCGAAGCTTCTCCCCTGACTCACCTCAATCCCCTTAAAGGGATCAAAAAACCGGGTTCCATCGGAGTTCCCGTACCTTCCACGGATGCCGCCATCGTGGACATGGAAGTGGGCAGTGTGCAGCTTCCTCCCGGAAAAATGGGCGAGCTGGTCATCCGCGGGCCACAGGTAATGAAAGGTTACTACAACAAACCGGACGAGACCGCCGGGACCCTGCGTAACGGCTGGCTCTACACCGGAGACATCGCCTACATGGATGAAGACGGCTACTTCTACATTGTGGACCGCAAAAAGGACATGATCATATCCAGCGGCTACAACATCTACCCCCGCGAGGTGGATGAAGTACTCTACAAGCATCCCAAAATTCAGGAAGCCGTAACTGTAGGCCTGCCGCACAAGACCCGCGGTGAAATCATCAAGGTCTACATAGTCCTCAAGGAAGGCCAATCCATGGACCGCGCTGAAGTCATCGCCTATTGCCGGGACAAGCTTGCCGGATACAAGGTTCCCAGACAGGTTGAATTCCGCGCTGAACTTCCCAAGACCATGGTCGGCAAGGTTCTGCGCCGCGCCCTGCGTGAGGAAGAACAAAAGAAGAAACAAAAATCATAA